The Candidatus Bathyarchaeia archaeon DNA segment TTTGCTAGTAAACTTTCCGAAACTATTAAAACTTTCTTACTTAATTCGCAAAGGTTGTCTAAGCCAACGCCGAGAATGTGCTGAACAAAGTTTTAAGTTTCCTACTTTTTCACTTTTGATGCGTACTTTTTCGGATTTCTTTTGAATTCTTCTTCACAGTGCTTCGAACAGAAATACACAGTGCGTCCTTCATACTCGACTTTGCTATAGGCTGTTTCAGGCTCTATTTTCATTCCACACACTGGATCAGTAACTAACTGCTTTTTCTCCATAAACTGCACCCCCTTTGGTTCATATTTCCTTAAAGTCTGAGCGTTAAATGCCACTATCACCGTGCTAAGTGACATTATAACCGCGCCAATCGCAGGATGCAACACAACGCCAAAGCCAGACAAGATTCCAGCCGCTAACGGTATTGTTACAATATTGTATCCTGCAGCCCACCATAAATTCTGAACCATTTTAGAATAAGTCTTTTTGGAAAGGTCAATAACTTTCGGAACATCGCGCGGGTCATTTCTTACAAGGATTATGTCTGCGCTTTCGATTGCGACGTCTGTTCCGGCGCCTATGGCGATGCCGACGTCTGCTGTGACAAGTGCTGGAGCATCGTTAATACCATCACCAACCATGGCGACCTTGAAGCCTTTTTCTCTTAATGCTTTGATTTTTTCTGCTTTTTTGTCTGGAAGAACTTGAGCAAAATAGTCGTCTATGCCTAGTTCTTTTCCAACCCAGCGGGCTACTTCTTCAGAATCTCCAGTTAACATGTAAACTCTTATGCCCTTTTCCTTCAATTTTTTGATGGCTTCAAGGGATTCTTCACGTATCTTATCAGAAAGCGCTAAGGCGCCGGCAAGTTTTCCATTGACAACTGTGAAAATCACGGTTTTGCCTTGTTCTTGCAATTTTTTTATTTTCGGGTCGTTCACGTCGATTTTCATGTCTTGGAGAAGGTTTACGCTTCCCACGTAAACTTCTTTTTTGCCTACTTTTCCGTAGGCGCCTCTGCCAGGTAAAGCCTTAAATTCCTTAGCTTGAGGAGTTTCTACGCCTTTTTCTTTGGCATATTCTACCACGGCTTTGGCTATGATGTGTTCAGAGTTTAGCTCAACGCTTGAGGTTAATTCTAACAGTTCATTTTCTGGAATGAACGAGACTATATCGCTGACGCCGAACTTGCCAGAAGTCAACGTTCCAGTCTTGTCAAAAACCACCGCGTTTACATCTTTAACCATTTCGAAGGCTTTTCTGTCACGGATGAGAACGCCGCTCTTCGCGGTTATCGATGTGGAAAGAGCAACAACCAGCGGTATTGCCAAACCAAGCGCGTGCGGACAAGCAATTACTAACACAGTCACTGTTCTTTCAAGCGCCATGAAAGAACTACCCATCAGAGACCAAACAGCATACGTTACTATTCCCATCGCAACTGCTACGTAAAAGAGCAACGCGGCAGCGCGGTTTGCCAAATCCTGCGTTCGAGACTTGCTTTCCTGCGCCTGCTTAACTAGTTTGATTACTTGCGATAAGTAGGTTTCTTCGCCTACCCGTTCTATTTTTACTTTCAAAACACCTTCAGCATTTATGGCGCCGCCTATTACCTTGTCTTTTAATTCTTTGTGGACGGGTTTTGACTCGCCAGTTAAAAGAGCCTCGTTAACGTAGGATTCACCTTCAACAACCACGCCGTCAGAAGGTATTTTCTCGCCGGGGCGAACAAGAACAACGTCGCCGGTTTTCAATTGCGCGACTGGAACGTCCACGATTTCGCCATTTTTCAATAAATGCGCGGTTGTGGGCATTATTCTAACGAGTTCTTCCAGCGCCATGGAAGCGCCCATTACGCTTTTCGCTTCTATCCAGTGTCCAAGAAGCATCACGTCAATTAATGTGGCGAGTTCCCAGAAAAAGTCCATGCCTAATTGAAAGATGACCGTGCCTGCTGAATAGAAGAATGCAACTGTTATTGCCATTCCTATTAGCGTCATCATTCCGGGCTGTCTGGCTTTTACTTCTTCAATTAAGCCTTTCAGAAATGGCCATCCGCCATAAACATAAACAATTGTGGATAGGGCTAGTAGGATGTAGGATTGGTAGGGTATTTTTAGGATTTGGAGTGGTGGAAACCATTCTTGAATCATTGTTGAAAGTAGCAGTATTGGGATTGTTAGGATTAAGGAGACTAGAAATTTGTTTTTGAATTCTTGCATGTGGTGAGCGTGGTGATGATGCCCAGACATTTTTTACTCTTCTTTTCCTTATTAGAGTCTTGTTGATTTTTATGGTTTTGTGGCTGAAATCTTAAATATGCCGTATGTCATAAAAACCTATCGGTGAACAAAATTGAAAGTCACCATCAACCGAGAAGGATGCATAGGATGCGGCGTATGCGAAGCTCTCTGTCCCGAAGTCTTCAAACTATTAGAAGACACAAAATCAAGCATAGTCGAAAAATACAGAAAAGGCAGCCCAAGCGAAGGAGAAGTTGACGACAGCTTAAGTGCATGCGTAGAAAGCGCCAAAACCTCTTGTCCAGTTGAAGTTATAAGCACACAATAGCCGCGCATTAGTTTTTACTATTCTATCCTCCAGGTGCCCCGTGAAATGGGACGTTCTTCCAGAGAAGTTCCCACCAG contains these protein-coding regions:
- a CDS encoding ferredoxin; its protein translation is MKVTINREGCIGCGVCEALCPEVFKLLEDTKSSIVEKYRKGSPSEGEVDDSLSACVESAKTSCPVEVISTQ
- a CDS encoding copper-translocating P-type ATPase, whose protein sequence is MSGHHHHAHHMQEFKNKFLVSLILTIPILLLSTMIQEWFPPLQILKIPYQSYILLALSTIVYVYGGWPFLKGLIEEVKARQPGMMTLIGMAITVAFFYSAGTVIFQLGMDFFWELATLIDVMLLGHWIEAKSVMGASMALEELVRIMPTTAHLLKNGEIVDVPVAQLKTGDVVLVRPGEKIPSDGVVVEGESYVNEALLTGESKPVHKELKDKVIGGAINAEGVLKVKIERVGEETYLSQVIKLVKQAQESKSRTQDLANRAAALLFYVAVAMGIVTYAVWSLMGSSFMALERTVTVLVIACPHALGLAIPLVVALSTSITAKSGVLIRDRKAFEMVKDVNAVVFDKTGTLTSGKFGVSDIVSFIPENELLELTSSVELNSEHIIAKAVVEYAKEKGVETPQAKEFKALPGRGAYGKVGKKEVYVGSVNLLQDMKIDVNDPKIKKLQEQGKTVIFTVVNGKLAGALALSDKIREESLEAIKKLKEKGIRVYMLTGDSEEVARWVGKELGIDDYFAQVLPDKKAEKIKALREKGFKVAMVGDGINDAPALVTADVGIAIGAGTDVAIESADIILVRNDPRDVPKVIDLSKKTYSKMVQNLWWAAGYNIVTIPLAAGILSGFGVVLHPAIGAVIMSLSTVIVAFNAQTLRKYEPKGVQFMEKKQLVTDPVCGMKIEPETAYSKVEYEGRTVYFCSKHCEEEFKRNPKKYASKVKK